In Methanosarcina siciliae T4/M, one genomic interval encodes:
- the nifH gene encoding nitrogenase iron protein, whose protein sequence is MTRKIAFYGKGGIGKSTTQQNTAAAMAYYHGKNVFIHGCDPKADCTRLALGGVPQTTIMDTLRELGEEAVTVDNVVNTGFKGIRCVESGGPEPGVGCAGRGVITAINLMEELGAYSDDLDFVHFDVLGDVVCGGFAMPIREGKAQEVYIVASGEMMATYAANNICKGLLKYAEQSGVRLGGIICNSRKVDNELEMMEEFVSALGTQLIHFVPRDNIVQKAEFNKKTVVEFDPECNQAKEYGKLAKKILENEMFVIPKPLSMDQLEKMVARYGLMD, encoded by the coding sequence AAAGGTGGTATTGGAAAATCCACCACTCAACAAAATACTGCTGCAGCTATGGCATATTATCATGGAAAAAATGTTTTCATCCACGGGTGTGATCCCAAAGCAGACTGTACTCGTCTGGCACTCGGGGGTGTGCCTCAGACCACAATAATGGATACGCTCAGAGAGCTGGGTGAGGAGGCCGTAACAGTTGATAATGTAGTTAACACCGGTTTCAAAGGAATCAGATGTGTTGAATCCGGGGGTCCGGAACCGGGCGTTGGGTGTGCTGGCAGGGGGGTCATCACTGCGATTAATCTTATGGAGGAGCTGGGAGCCTATTCCGATGACCTGGATTTTGTTCACTTTGATGTGCTTGGAGACGTAGTCTGCGGCGGATTTGCAATGCCAATTAGGGAAGGAAAAGCTCAGGAAGTATACATAGTAGCTTCGGGAGAAATGATGGCGACTTATGCAGCAAATAACATCTGTAAGGGTCTGCTGAAGTATGCAGAACAGAGTGGAGTGAGATTGGGCGGAATAATTTGTAACAGCCGTAAGGTCGATAATGAGCTGGAAATGATGGAAGAATTTGTTTCCGCACTTGGAACACAGCTGATACACTTTGTGCCAAGAGATAATATTGTTCAAAAGGCGGAGTTTAATAAAAAGACAGTGGTAGAGTTCGACCCGGAATGCAACCAGGCAAAAGAATACGGAAAACTCGCCAAAAAAATTCTTGAGAATGAAATGTTTGTGATCCCTAAACCGTTAAGTATGGATCAACTGGAGAAAATGGTGGCAAGATACGGTCTTATGGATTAA
- a CDS encoding pyridoxamine 5'-phosphate oxidase family protein, with translation MDQVRYTQRKCTDKEKIESFLLQERTGVLGMVNGIFPYAVPMNYVWHKGSVYLHGMGSGKKEEILSRCPPVCFTIYKEHGTVTDPVPCHADTAYMSVMIFGKAEKVSDKEEAAEALWKLVNKYMPGYYNNPLTGTFVEKYRSSLDENPVSVYRITPQWMTAKENSVESENLFNLEIK, from the coding sequence ATGGATCAGGTTCGTTATACCCAGAGAAAATGTACAGATAAGGAGAAAATAGAATCATTTCTTTTACAGGAAAGAACCGGTGTACTGGGGATGGTAAACGGTATTTTCCCTTATGCTGTCCCGATGAACTATGTATGGCACAAAGGTTCTGTTTATTTACATGGAATGGGATCAGGCAAAAAGGAAGAGATTCTTTCCCGGTGTCCGCCTGTTTGTTTCACGATATATAAGGAACATGGTACAGTGACCGACCCGGTTCCCTGCCATGCTGATACTGCATACATGAGCGTAATGATTTTCGGAAAGGCTGAAAAGGTGAGTGACAAGGAAGAAGCTGCTGAAGCCCTATGGAAGCTGGTTAATAAATATATGCCAGGGTATTACAATAACCCTTTAACCGGTACTTTTGTTGAGAAGTATCGGTCATCACTTGATGAAAATCCTGTTTCTGTTTATCGAATAACTCCGCAGTGGATGACAGCCAAAGAAAACTCAGTGGAGTCCGAAAACCTGTTTAATTTGGAAATAAAATAA